The Amaranthus tricolor cultivar Red isolate AtriRed21 chromosome 6, ASM2621246v1, whole genome shotgun sequence genome has a segment encoding these proteins:
- the LOC130815625 gene encoding uncharacterized protein LOC130815625 produces MEEQIKEMQSQMIELKIDMNSKFEMLLSKLNEKSVSCIENLSRRPNEWIRKASMYFELCKVCEDQKVDLASLYMVDNAALWVAGFLAMKPMIGSVKFSMAVRARFFDASLNNTVENFNKLTQERSLEECVDAFKSNRSFLEMHDYDLSPMFILESFISGLKDIIKPFVKAFKLDTLAKAIEYARLQEETKIKAEKIAKGLCYLCDKPYAKGHKCGSKEPQFFAIEVLAAPENEEDEMMDMEYESQDRKEPCISLHALIGEQTYHTMRIVGFVKNKPFHILVDSESTHNNLEYVRKLGCELEQISPQVTIADRNKIACQYKCKNFTWLINGTVFRTDALLIPIGSCDMIRNQQICLKGIQEKKLQVVEEPLVGKKSSQTIQFCLIQVSQADVNIHPSCLMNLTTEARGQAKLLEIIKLQEEFEDIFVVPKELLPVRRVFDHKIPLEEGVNPINIRPYRYPLKHRDIIEQLIQEMLERGVILHGNSPFASHVVLIGKKDGSWRLCQGGSEIKLPSVEDALRGHLLIAFKTHTGHYEFLVMPFGLTNAPASFQSWMNQVFRTLLRKCVLIFFDDILIYSYG; encoded by the exons ATGGaagaacaaattaaagaaaTGCAAAGTCAGATGATAGAACTCAAGATTGACATGAATTCCAAGTTTGAGATGTTACTTTCAAAACTTAATGAGAAAAGTGTGTCTTGCATTGAGAATTTATCAAGAA GACCAAATGAATGGATAAGGAAAGCCAGTATGTATTTTGAATTGTGCAAGGTTTGTGAAGATCAGAAGGTGGACTTAGCATCTTTATACATGGTGGATAATGCAGCTTTATGGGTGGCGGGATTTTTGGCTATGAAACCCATGATTGGGTCGGTCAAGTTCAGTATGGCTGTGAGGGCGAGGTTCTTTGATGCATCTTTAAATAATACCGtggaaaattttaataaacttaCTCAGGAGAGGAGTTTAGAAGAGTGTGTTGATGCCTTTAAAAGTAATAGATCCTTCCTAGAAATGCATGATTATGACTTATCTCCTATGTTCATTCTTGAAAGTTTTATTAGTGGATTGAAGGATATCATTAAGCCTTTTGTGAAAGCCTTCAAACTAGACACTCTTGCAAAAGCCATTGAATATGCAAGACTACAAGAGGAGA CCAAGATCAAGGCTGAAAAGATTGCTAAGGGATTGTGCTATTTGTGTGACAAACCTTATGCAAAGGGGCACAAGTGTGGATCCAAAGAACCACAATTCTTTGCAATTGAAGTTTTGGCAGCACCTGAAAATGAAGAGGATGAAATGATGGATATGGAGTATGAAAGTCAAGATAGGAAGGAGCCTTGTATTTCCCTACATGCCTTAATTGGGGAACAAACTTATCACACCATGAGAATTGTGGGATTTGTCAAGAACAAGCCTTTCCACATTTTAGTGGATTCAGAAAGTACCCATAATAACCTGGAATATGTTAGGAAGTTGGGATGTGAATTAGAGCAAATTTCTCCACAAGTGACTATAGCAGATAGGAACAAAATTGCTTGCCAATACAAATGCAAGAACTTCACTTGGTTAATTAATGGGACTGTTTTCAGGACTGATGCATTGCTAATTCCTATAGGAAGTTGTGATATG ATCAGGAATCAACAAATTTGTTTAAAGGGGATTCAAGAAAAGAAGTTGCAAGTTGTTGAAGAACCTTTGGTTGGGAAGAAATCCTCACAAACCATACAATTCTGCTTAATACAAGTTTCACAGGCAGATGTTAATATTCACCCCTCTTGTTTGATGAATTTGACCACGGAGGCTAGGGGACAAGCAAAACTTTTGGAGATCATCAAACTGCaagaagaatttgaagataTCTTTGTTGTGCCTAAAGAGCTTCTTCCTGTAAGACGAGTTTTTGATCACAAGATTCCCTTGGAAGAGGGGGTTAATCCCATTAACATTAGACCCTATAGATATCCATTGAAACATAGGGACATCATAGAACAATTGATTCAAGAAATGCTTGAAAGAGGGGTTATACTGCATGGTAACAGCCCATTTGCTTCACATGTGGTTTTGATAGGCAAGAAAGATGGAAGCTGGAGGTTATGT CAAGGTGGATCTGAGATCAAGCTACCATCAGTTGAGGATGCATTAAGAGGACATTTATTAATAGCCTTTAAAACTCACACAGGGCATTATGAATTTCTTGTCATGCCATTTGGCTTGACTAATGCCCCAGCTTCTTTTCAGAGCTGGATGAACCAAGTTTTCAGAACTTTACTAAGAAAGTGTGTGTTGATATTCTTTGATGATATTCTGATTTATAGTTATGGCTGA